The Mesorhizobium sp. B1-1-8 genome contains a region encoding:
- a CDS encoding glycosyltransferase family 2 protein gives MSISVDAGVAGGKARSARGAQLLPAGAPFLVPVLSPVQRRIWVVALAFWLWTLGFFWLWWLEPDHIEHVVPYVLATLTFAWLTLMPLYFFPGVHTSKKPSKLHTIPIGSRVAMVVTKAPSEPFAIVQRTLEAMLAQDYPHDTWLADEDPSEETAAWCDAHGVLISTRRGREDYHRKAWPRRTRCKEGNLAFFYDHYGYERYDFVAQLDADHVPTPSYLREILYPFADPTVGYVSAPSICDKNAHESWAARGRLFPEGMLHGPLQSCYTSNGMPLCIGSHYAVRTRALRQAGGLGPELAEDHSTTMLFIAAGWRGVHAIDAIAHGDGPQTFADFVTQEFQWSRSLVTILLRYSPKYLPRMSAQSRFQFLFRQLWYPLLAGFSLLMYIMPTYALVSGETFANVAYVDFLVHYMPNSLSLIVLVMLLKAFGLSRPLTAKALSWEGTLAAFVARWPWVLAGTLSAVRDHLTGSFIDFRVTPKGSGPKALLPTRVIFPYVALAVGASLPVFLVEYPANAAGFYWFAAVNALFYGLLAAVIIARHITENRIPPRADVAKFLLHGSLAVLALSAPVAAFYNRGPQGIYGLQQGLSHLRIVRATYPVSGAGQGQIGDYKVRFDLGWDTTR, from the coding sequence ATGAGTATTTCGGTGGATGCCGGCGTCGCCGGCGGTAAAGCACGGTCTGCGCGTGGGGCGCAGCTGCTACCTGCCGGGGCACCTTTCCTGGTCCCGGTCCTGTCTCCCGTTCAGCGGCGCATCTGGGTAGTGGCGCTTGCATTCTGGCTCTGGACGCTGGGCTTCTTCTGGTTGTGGTGGCTTGAGCCCGATCACATTGAGCACGTTGTTCCATACGTCTTGGCGACGCTGACTTTTGCCTGGCTGACGCTGATGCCGCTCTATTTTTTCCCGGGTGTGCATACGTCAAAGAAACCGTCCAAGCTGCACACGATCCCGATAGGATCGAGAGTCGCGATGGTGGTCACCAAGGCGCCGTCCGAACCCTTCGCCATAGTCCAGCGCACGCTTGAGGCGATGCTGGCGCAGGATTATCCGCACGACACCTGGCTCGCTGACGAGGATCCGTCCGAGGAGACAGCCGCCTGGTGTGATGCGCATGGCGTGCTGATTTCGACGCGGCGCGGGCGGGAGGACTATCATCGCAAGGCCTGGCCGCGACGCACCCGCTGCAAGGAAGGCAACCTGGCCTTCTTCTATGATCACTACGGCTATGAACGCTACGACTTCGTCGCCCAGCTGGACGCCGATCACGTGCCTACGCCGAGCTATTTGAGGGAAATCCTCTATCCTTTCGCCGACCCCACGGTCGGCTATGTTTCGGCGCCCAGCATTTGCGACAAGAATGCCCATGAGAGCTGGGCCGCGCGTGGCCGGCTGTTTCCCGAAGGAATGCTTCACGGCCCCCTCCAGTCCTGTTACACGAGCAACGGAATGCCGCTTTGCATCGGCTCGCACTATGCGGTGCGAACGAGAGCGCTCAGGCAGGCGGGTGGTCTCGGCCCGGAACTTGCCGAGGACCATTCGACGACGATGCTGTTTATTGCCGCCGGATGGCGCGGCGTGCATGCCATCGACGCCATCGCACACGGCGACGGACCTCAGACTTTCGCTGACTTTGTCACCCAGGAATTCCAGTGGTCGCGAAGCCTCGTGACGATCCTGCTCCGATATTCCCCAAAATACCTTCCCAGGATGAGCGCGCAGTCGAGATTCCAGTTCCTGTTCCGGCAGCTGTGGTATCCGCTGCTGGCTGGATTTTCGCTGCTGATGTACATCATGCCGACATACGCGCTTGTGTCTGGGGAGACGTTTGCCAACGTGGCGTATGTGGACTTCCTCGTCCACTACATGCCGAATTCGCTTTCGCTGATCGTGCTGGTGATGTTGCTGAAGGCATTCGGCCTGTCGCGTCCACTGACGGCCAAGGCGCTTAGCTGGGAAGGAACGCTGGCCGCTTTCGTGGCCCGCTGGCCTTGGGTTCTGGCAGGAACTCTATCTGCAGTCCGCGACCACCTGACCGGGTCGTTCATCGATTTTCGCGTCACCCCGAAAGGCAGCGGCCCAAAGGCGCTCCTGCCGACTCGCGTCATTTTCCCCTATGTGGCGCTTGCTGTTGGCGCATCCTTGCCGGTCTTTCTGGTCGAATATCCTGCCAACGCGGCGGGTTTCTACTGGTTCGCCGCCGTCAACGCTCTGTTCTACGGTTTGCTCGCGGCCGTCATCATCGCCAGACACATCACCGAAAACAGGATCCCGCCGCGCGCCGATGTCGCGAAATTTCTCCTGCATGGCTCGCTCGCGGTGCTGGCGCTGTCGGCTCCGGTTGCCGCTTTTTACAATCGCGGACCGCAGGGCATTTATGGACTGCAGCAAGGCTTGAGCCATCTGAGGATCGTGCGGGCGACCTATCCGGTTTCTGGCGCCGGGCAGGGCCAGATCGGCGATTATAAGGTCCGCTTTGACCTTGGCTGGGACACGACCCGCTAG
- a CDS encoding ArnT family glycosyltransferase translates to MADGTETVDIQGITLAARQAAVGPRVSINSLILLAILLVAAIARLYNITQPLVDAFSWRETSTAMMADNFQQRSWNIFFPEVSWTGPGPSYQGREFQIVSYLTAILYQLFGWHDWFGRMIAALFGLVTVFSLHRLTALCWDEAHAHAAALAYALMPGPVMIDSSFLPDPSMLALVTLGVWLFAKYWAGGKAWLLPLATTSFTLGALAKPPGLAAGAVIFYLMVRWVLDKRYRQATRVFVSGLLSLVVIAGYFSWAIYLGRSYPPFHVAGSGYIWDSGFWAFLRDKFYFRSVWSTSIWWFYGYPFMALIALGFWMPPSAGQSDKRSLSAVPYVWLAAAAIVYVAAAREITSNPWNYHIFHVPFAMFCGRGAMVLATLGTGNVLSPAVVLRSIFIAALALALSTFPLLGTMKAPIASNGKLLGEEMARLAKPGDLVVAVASDAGDPVAIYYSRLRGWVFPPGGGDYNWTNFVEDDATAVAQLEQLRAQGADLFGIAKNAQDDNNQRFLEHHRGVVDYLDRTATKLVDSDKLLVYRITRP, encoded by the coding sequence ATGGCGGACGGCACGGAAACAGTGGATATCCAGGGCATCACCCTGGCTGCCCGTCAGGCGGCGGTCGGCCCGCGCGTCAGCATCAACAGCTTGATCCTGCTGGCGATCCTTCTGGTGGCGGCGATCGCCCGCCTTTACAACATCACCCAGCCGCTTGTCGATGCCTTCAGCTGGCGCGAGACAAGCACGGCCATGATGGCCGACAACTTCCAGCAGCGCAGCTGGAACATCTTCTTCCCGGAGGTGAGCTGGACCGGCCCCGGACCGAGCTATCAGGGCCGGGAGTTCCAGATCGTCAGCTATCTCACCGCGATCCTGTACCAGCTGTTCGGCTGGCACGACTGGTTCGGACGGATGATCGCGGCGCTGTTCGGGCTGGTTACGGTATTTTCGCTCCACAGGCTAACCGCGCTCTGCTGGGACGAGGCGCATGCGCACGCTGCGGCGCTTGCCTATGCGCTGATGCCGGGCCCGGTGATGATCGACAGCTCCTTCCTGCCCGACCCTTCGATGCTGGCGCTGGTGACGCTCGGCGTATGGCTGTTCGCGAAATACTGGGCCGGCGGCAAGGCCTGGCTGCTGCCGTTGGCGACGACCAGCTTCACCCTCGGCGCGCTGGCTAAGCCGCCGGGGCTCGCCGCCGGCGCCGTCATCTTCTACCTGATGGTCCGCTGGGTCCTCGACAAACGCTACAGGCAGGCGACACGGGTTTTCGTAAGCGGGCTTCTCAGCCTCGTCGTCATCGCCGGCTATTTCAGCTGGGCGATCTATCTTGGCCGCAGCTACCCGCCGTTCCACGTCGCCGGCAGCGGCTACATCTGGGATTCTGGCTTCTGGGCGTTCCTCAGGGACAAATTCTACTTCAGGTCAGTCTGGAGCACATCGATCTGGTGGTTCTACGGCTATCCGTTCATGGCGCTGATCGCCCTCGGTTTCTGGATGCCGCCGAGCGCGGGCCAATCGGATAAGCGGTCGCTTTCGGCCGTTCCCTATGTGTGGCTGGCGGCAGCAGCGATCGTCTATGTCGCGGCGGCGCGCGAGATCACCAGCAATCCGTGGAATTATCACATCTTCCATGTGCCGTTCGCAATGTTCTGCGGCCGCGGCGCGATGGTGCTGGCGACGCTCGGCACCGGAAATGTTCTGTCCCCCGCGGTGGTGCTGCGCTCGATCTTTATCGCGGCGCTGGCACTGGCGCTTTCAACCTTTCCGCTGCTCGGGACAATGAAGGCGCCGATAGCCAGCAACGGCAAGCTGCTCGGCGAGGAGATGGCGCGATTGGCCAAGCCAGGCGACCTGGTCGTTGCCGTGGCTTCGGATGCGGGAGACCCCGTCGCCATCTACTACAGCAGGCTGCGCGGCTGGGTATTTCCACCGGGAGGCGGCGACTACAACTGGACAAATTTCGTCGAGGACGACGCCACTGCGGTCGCGCAGCTCGAACAGTTGCGCGCTCAAGGCGCCGATTTGTTCGGCATAGCCAAGAATGCGCAGGATGATAACAACCAGCGTTTCCTGGAGCATCACCGGGGCGTCGTCGACTACCTCGACAGGACCGCAACCAAGCTTGTGGATTCGGACAAGCTGCTGGTTTATAGGATCACCCGCCCGTGA
- a CDS encoding glycoside hydrolase family 26 protein, with translation MKYAAAFASALMVGGSLVLPASAGSPAETDPIQTSTAASAFGSYDPYGDFSNDKSASIEELFLPWEDVDLSTLPLADAYAQQRGRSLLITIEPWTWSKDWRITPAELRDGILSGRYDANMQAICSLVGQMKSPVTIRWAQEMEDKSGRFTWANWAPKDWIAAYKREVDVCRKAAPAAKYMWSPKGDEGLEKYYPGDDHVDVIGLSVFGLQKKDNDEVHRDRTFAETLKPGYDRVTKFNKPIVVAELGYVGKQEYVSTWEADSRKSYAEFPALTSVVYFNQKEVWPWLGGYGLPDWRVTQHVLP, from the coding sequence ATGAAATACGCAGCAGCATTTGCGTCGGCGCTCATGGTCGGCGGGAGCCTGGTGTTGCCGGCATCGGCCGGATCCCCGGCGGAAACGGATCCAATACAGACCAGCACAGCCGCGTCGGCATTCGGCTCCTACGACCCCTATGGCGATTTCAGCAACGACAAGTCGGCCAGCATCGAGGAACTGTTCCTGCCCTGGGAAGACGTCGATCTATCGACGCTGCCGCTGGCCGACGCCTACGCACAGCAGCGTGGCCGTTCGCTGCTGATCACCATCGAGCCGTGGACATGGTCGAAGGACTGGCGCATCACGCCGGCCGAGCTGCGCGACGGCATTTTGAGCGGCAGATATGACGCCAACATGCAGGCGATCTGCAGCCTGGTCGGGCAGATGAAGAGCCCGGTGACCATCCGCTGGGCGCAGGAAATGGAAGACAAGAGCGGCCGTTTCACCTGGGCCAACTGGGCGCCGAAGGACTGGATCGCCGCCTACAAGCGCGAGGTCGATGTCTGCCGCAAGGCGGCTCCCGCGGCCAAATACATGTGGTCGCCGAAGGGCGACGAGGGTCTGGAGAAATACTATCCCGGAGACGACCATGTCGACGTAATCGGCCTGTCGGTATTCGGTCTGCAGAAGAAAGACAATGACGAAGTCCATCGTGACCGGACCTTCGCCGAGACGCTGAAGCCCGGCTACGACCGTGTCACGAAATTCAACAAACCGATTGTCGTGGCTGAGCTCGGCTATGTCGGAAAGCAGGAATATGTCTCGACGTGGGAGGCCGATTCACGCAAGTCCTATGCGGAGTTTCCGGCCCTGACCTCGGTCGTCTACTTCAACCAGAAGGAAGTGTGGCCGTGGCTGGGTGGTTATGGGCTGCCCGACTGGCGGGTGACCCAGCACGTCCTGCCATAA
- a CDS encoding lysylphosphatidylglycerol synthase domain-containing protein, giving the protein MKRAVSIIVTLALLAWLVSDSRWKMVGDAFASITPGAFAAVTLSLFVTYVLRALRVCDEFRDEVNGRFGACLRVILIHNAMINVVPFRGGETAFPLLLRQVFGISIMRAGASLLWFRLQDAFVVGVLACLVWPGLHLALRTAGIAVLIAAAWYLPRWARTPHDWTGRGKIVSKLGKLRDIFTEATGRSRYGWWWTAANWALKLAVQGWLLAMLLGTSFQTAFPGAVGAEAAAILPVQGVAGFGTYEAGAAAALLYSGVAMKDGLQAALALHLFIFCSAVATGAVAWLFPSKSTLPESPVPGPARK; this is encoded by the coding sequence TTGAAGCGAGCGGTATCGATAATCGTCACCCTGGCGCTGCTGGCATGGCTGGTCAGCGACTCGCGCTGGAAGATGGTCGGCGATGCCTTCGCCAGCATCACGCCCGGCGCCTTCGCGGCGGTGACGCTTTCGCTGTTCGTCACTTATGTGCTGCGCGCGCTGCGCGTGTGCGATGAATTCCGCGACGAGGTGAACGGCCGCTTCGGCGCCTGCCTGCGCGTTATCCTGATCCATAATGCCATGATCAATGTGGTGCCGTTCCGCGGCGGCGAAACCGCCTTTCCGCTGCTGCTGCGACAGGTATTCGGCATTTCGATCATGCGCGCCGGCGCCTCGCTGTTGTGGTTCAGGCTGCAGGATGCCTTCGTCGTCGGCGTGCTCGCCTGCCTGGTCTGGCCCGGCCTCCACCTGGCGCTCAGGACCGCCGGCATCGCGGTGCTGATCGCCGCTGCCTGGTACCTGCCGCGCTGGGCGCGCACACCGCATGACTGGACCGGGCGCGGCAAGATCGTGTCGAAACTCGGCAAGCTGCGCGACATCTTCACCGAGGCCACGGGACGCTCCCGTTACGGTTGGTGGTGGACGGCGGCCAATTGGGCGCTGAAGCTTGCCGTGCAGGGATGGCTGCTCGCCATGTTGCTCGGCACATCCTTCCAGACCGCCTTTCCCGGCGCCGTCGGCGCCGAGGCCGCGGCTATCCTGCCGGTGCAGGGCGTCGCCGGCTTCGGCACTTACGAGGCGGGTGCCGCGGCGGCATTGCTCTATTCCGGCGTCGCCATGAAGGACGGCCTGCAGGCGGCATTGGCGCTGCATCTTTTCATCTTCTGCTCGGCGGTCGCCACCGGCGCGGTCGCCTGGCTGTTTCCCTCAAAATCGACGCTACCGGAAAGCCCGGTCCCAGGGCCCGCAAGGAAATGA
- a CDS encoding DUF995 domain-containing protein, producing MRSVIGTSVSASAHTGRGPGLLAARGWLVPLLMACAQLACTGTADAAAAKSGAPVEAAAKPETAPTAFELQLLYADRTWNWVNGAAYFGLDRRLQAWTAGQDAPAVAEGHWLVTETGKMCMELAWRSKAYTTKPRRTCYSHRVENGTIEQRKDPDGDWYDFKHATDAAADEHRKFEAGNTKGARFDEIRKLIDNKS from the coding sequence ATGCGATCGGTTATCGGGACTTCTGTAAGCGCATCGGCACATACGGGCAGGGGCCCCGGCCTGCTTGCCGCGCGCGGCTGGCTTGTGCCGCTGCTCATGGCGTGCGCCCAGCTTGCGTGTACGGGCACTGCCGATGCGGCCGCCGCCAAGAGCGGCGCGCCTGTCGAAGCCGCGGCCAAACCCGAAACCGCGCCGACGGCTTTCGAATTGCAGCTTCTCTACGCCGACCGAACCTGGAACTGGGTAAATGGAGCGGCCTATTTCGGACTGGATAGGCGCCTGCAGGCATGGACGGCAGGACAGGACGCGCCCGCCGTTGCGGAAGGTCACTGGCTGGTGACCGAAACGGGCAAGATGTGCATGGAGCTCGCCTGGCGGTCGAAGGCCTACACCACAAAGCCGCGGCGCACCTGCTACAGCCATCGCGTCGAGAACGGCACCATCGAGCAGCGCAAGGATCCGGACGGCGACTGGTACGATTTCAAGCACGCCACGGACGCCGCCGCCGACGAACATCGGAAGTTCGAGGCGGGCAACACCAAGGGAGCCCGGTTCGACGAGATCCGCAAACTGATCGACAACAAGAGTTGA
- a CDS encoding glycosyltransferase family 2 protein, translating to MNALPTPAPGLPEGVVMPEHKLSIVIPMYDEADNVEPLLVRIHQAMEGYSQPWEVVLVDDGSTDATPAEIRRLAAQYGSHVHAVELVRNYKQTAAMQAGLDAARGDVIATLDGDLQNDPFDIPRMVYRLLTEDLDLVAGWRKNRQEGFWLRRLPSRIANSLIARVTGVRLKDYGCSLKVFRGSVIRSVRLYGEMHRFIPAWLATVTTPRRIAQEVVTHHARIHGRSKYGISRTFRVVLDLVFMFFFMRYRTRPGHFFGGIGIVLGALGSLILAYLFALKVFLGQDIGTRPMLFTGFFLVIAGLQAVTSGVLAEMLSRVYFEANGALPYVARPQAAHGEADGWRRPSLPAGSEPKPRRT from the coding sequence ATGAACGCGCTTCCCACACCCGCCCCGGGATTGCCCGAAGGTGTCGTCATGCCCGAGCACAAGCTCTCCATCGTCATTCCGATGTATGACGAGGCCGATAATGTCGAGCCGCTGCTCGTGCGCATCCATCAGGCGATGGAAGGCTACAGCCAGCCCTGGGAGGTGGTGCTGGTGGACGACGGCAGCACCGACGCGACGCCGGCCGAAATCCGGCGGCTTGCCGCTCAGTACGGCTCGCACGTGCATGCGGTCGAGCTGGTGCGCAACTACAAGCAGACCGCCGCCATGCAGGCGGGGCTTGACGCCGCACGCGGCGACGTCATCGCCACGCTCGACGGCGACCTGCAGAACGACCCGTTCGACATACCGCGCATGGTCTACCGGCTGCTGACCGAGGATCTCGACCTCGTCGCCGGCTGGCGCAAGAACCGCCAAGAAGGTTTTTGGTTGCGCCGGCTGCCCTCGCGGATCGCCAATTCGCTGATTGCGCGCGTCACCGGGGTGCGGCTCAAGGACTATGGCTGCAGCCTGAAGGTGTTCCGCGGCAGCGTTATCCGCAGCGTCAGGCTCTATGGCGAAATGCACCGCTTCATCCCGGCCTGGCTGGCCACCGTGACGACGCCGCGCCGCATCGCCCAGGAAGTGGTGACACACCACGCCCGCATCCACGGCCGGTCCAAATACGGCATCTCGCGCACCTTCCGCGTGGTGCTCGACCTCGTCTTCATGTTCTTCTTCATGCGCTATCGCACCAGGCCCGGCCATTTCTTCGGCGGCATCGGCATCGTGCTCGGCGCGCTGGGCTCGCTGATCCTGGCCTATCTGTTTGCGCTCAAGGTTTTCCTGGGACAGGACATTGGCACCCGGCCGATGCTGTTCACCGGCTTCTTCCTGGTCATTGCCGGATTACAGGCGGTGACGTCGGGCGTGCTCGCCGAAATGCTGTCGCGCGTCTATTTCGAAGCGAACGGGGCGCTCCCCTATGTCGCACGGCCGCAGGCCGCGCATGGCGAAGCAGACGGCTGGCGCCGGCCGAGCCTGCCGGCAGGCAGCGAGCCGAAGCCGCGCCGGACATGA